The following are encoded in a window of Hippoglossus stenolepis isolate QCI-W04-F060 chromosome 10, HSTE1.2, whole genome shotgun sequence genomic DNA:
- the nkx2.4a gene encoding NK2 homeobox 4a — MSLSPKHTTPFSVTDILSPIEETYKKFSGMDGAGNLTSPLGAYRQQQVSQTGMQQHSMGHNGSVAATYHMPHTVSQFSHSAMGGYCNGSIGNMGDLPSYQESMRNSAAATGWYSSNPDPRYSTSMNMTGMGSLTGMGDANKSMPVLHSAPRRKRRVLFSQAQVYELERRFKQQKYLSAPEREHLASMIHLTPTQVKIWFQNHRYKMKRQAKDKAAQQQQQQQQQDGNLCQQQAQSPRRVAVPVLVKDGKPCQNGSNTPTPNQQQVQQGQQQNQQQQNGAGVVLASSAGSLSQHQSQQQVNALELEEMSPSPPSLHSQLNMAQIDTSAVDYTSNMVSSNLLYGRTW, encoded by the exons ATGTCGTTGAGCCCAAAGCACACTACGCCTTTTTCAGTGACAGATATTTTGAGTCCAATCGAGGAGACCTACAAGAAGTTCAGTGGCATGGACGGCGCAGGGAACCTAACCTCTCCACTGGGAGCCTACCGACAGCAGCAGGTGTCTCAGACCGGCATGCAGCAGCACTCCATGGGCCACAACGGCTCCGTGGCCGCCACGTACCACATGCCGCACACCGTCTCCCAGTTCTCCCACAGCGCCATGGGGGGATACTGCAATGGAAGCATTGGCAACATGGGAGACCTCCCGTCGTACCAGGAAAGCATGCGGAAtagtgcagcagcaacagggtGGTACAGCTCCAACCCCGATCCCAGATACTCCACAA GTATGAACATGACCGGCATGGGGAGTCTCACAGGAATGGGTGACGCCAACAAATCCATGCCAGTTCTCCACTCTGCGCCCAGGAGGAAACGGCGCGTCCTGTTCTCGCAGGCTCAAGTGTACGAGCTGGAGAGGAGGTTTAAGCAGCAGAAATACCTGTCGGCGCCGGAGAGGGAGCACCTGGCCAGCATGATCCACCTGACACCGACTCAGGTGAAGATCTGGTTCCAGAACCACCGGTACAAGATGAAGCGCCAGGCCAAGGACAAGGcggcgcagcagcagcagcagcagcagcaacaggacgGTAACCTGTGCCAACAGCAGGCGCAGTCTCCGCGGCGCGTCGCCGTGCCGGTTCTGGTGAAGGACGGGAAACCGTGTCAGAACGGCTCCAACACGCCGACGCCGAACCAGCAACAGGTTCAGCAGGGCcagcagcagaaccagcagcagcagaacggAGCGGGAGTGGTGCTCGCATCCTCGGCCGGCAGCCTCAGCCAGCATCAGAGCCAGCAGCAGGTGAACGCtttggagctggaggagatgtcTCCCAGCCCCCCCTCACTGCACAGCCAGCTAAACATGGCCCAGATAGACACATCTGCTGTAGATTACACCAGTAACATGGTCAGCTCAAACCTCCTCTACGGCAGAACGTGGTAG